The stretch of DNA TTAACTTTTTCATTTCTCTATCCCGCTTCTGCTGTAAGTTGCTTCCAAATTAGTTTTTCCAGGAATTCATCGAATAACCGAGAATAGAAGAAATATTTTCTTATAAAAGAGAGGTTAAATTCATAAAATATTGATTTGATAATTCGGGTTATCCTTTTGTTTTAAGTAGAAGGCGGTCATCGGCTTTATCCCTTCCTTAAAATCTGGGCAAATGATTCCTGAATCCTTTAAATCATTTACAGTTTGTGTACAATCAAAATTACCCATCCACGTAAAATAATCCAATGCTTCCTTTTCAACCCCCAAATATTTTCTTAGTGGTTTAATGGAAAGGAGCCCTTTGCAAATTGATAATGGAAGGGTACCTCTTGGTTGTTTGTTCATCATTTCCTTCATCATAAAACTGTAAATATCTGTTGCACGATACGGACGAGGATCTGTTAAATGGTAGGTCTTCCCTACGCCATTCTCCGAAAAGCCAAGAAAGGTCGTCGCTTGGATAATATAGTCAATAGGCACCAAATTCACATATGCTTCGCCCTTACCTAATCGAGGAAGAAGTGGGAAAAATTTTAACCTCTCCAAAAAATTCATCATAAAATAAGGACCATCAAATTTAATTGTTTCACCAGTTTGTGAATGTCCCTTAACAATCCCAGGGCGTATGATCGTAATTGGTATTTCCCTTTTTAATTTTTCCACTAGAACTTCAGCCTCATATTTGGTCTCTTCATAATGATTTTTAAAGCTTGTTGGACGAATAAGTTCTGTCTCATAAAGGGTTCCCTCACGTTTTCCCACAACATATGCGGTACTAAAATATACATATCGTTTTAAGTTAGTCAAATCTCTTACCCAATTATTCACATTATTTGTACCATTTACATTAATCATATAGGCAAGTTCCCTTGGCACTGCCAAATCATATATAGCCGCAAGATGAAAAACATGGGTCACCTTATCTATGATTTGTTTTTTTGTGTCTTCTGAAATAAAAAGGGATGGCTTCGTAATATCTCCTTCAATAATAACAAAGGATTCCTCACTTAAACCTAACTCTGAAATAATGACTTTGCGCTCCTTCCTAGCTTTATCCATCATTCCTTGAAGAACAAGAACATATATTACACCTTTTAAATCATTTTTCTTTAAAACTTCTCGAATTAATTGGTTGCAAATAAAACCTGGAAACCCGGTAAAAAAGTAGCCATTGCCCATCATAATCCCTCCGATATTATTTATAGACATTTGTACTAATTGTATGTGGTTTCAAAAACGATAGTCAAGAAATTAATCTGAATTTTCTGTATTCTCTTTCCAAAAAAAGGACGGGATTTCTCCCGCCAAGCCTATTCGTGCTGATCCATAGGGTTGTATAGTTTTACAGTTGGATTCTTTTCTTGGAACCATCGAAGAGCAAAATCATTTTCAAATAAGAAGACATAATGACCAAAACGATCCTTTACAAGCATACTCCTAGAACTCGATAGATTTTCATCCACGATATCCCCTTCAATCCATCTGCCTATTTTAGAACCCATACGTTCCATCAATACCTCAGCATTGTATTCATTTCTCATCCGGTGTTCAAAGACCTCAAATTGTAATTGTCCTACAGCACCTAACAAGTAATCATCCGTTTTCACTGTTTTGTAGAGCTGAATAGCTCCTTCTTGAACAAGTTGTTGGATTCCTTTATAAAATGATTTTTGTTTCATTACATTCTTTGCGGAAACTCTAACAAAAAGCTCAGGTGTAAATTGAGGAAGTCTTTCAAATTGGAAATTGTCTTTACCTGATGTAATCGTATCACCAATTTGGTAGGTACCCGTATCGTAAAGACCAATAATGTCCCCGCTTACTGCCTCATCAACCGTATTTCTCTCCTCCGCCATAAAAGAAGTTGATTGTGACAGCTTAATTTGTTTACCTAAGCGTGGAATATTTACAGTCATTCCTCGTTCAAATTTACCTGAACAAATCCGCACAAAGGCTATCCGGTCACGGTGGGCTGGGTTCATATTTGCTTGAATTTTAAAGATAAAACCTGAAAACTGCTCCGCAAGTGGATTAATTTCTCCTGCAGATGAATTACGAGCCTTAGGTGGTGGAGCGAATTGCAGATAGGTTTCCAAGAATGTTTGAACCCCAAAAGTGGTTAATGCACTTCCAAAGAATACAGGTGTAATTTTTCCATCCGCTACTTTTTCAGGAGAGAAGTCATTACCCGCTTCATTTAAAAGCATTATTTCTTCAAGCGTTTGGTCATAAAGTCCAGATGTTTTTAAAGGATGGTCGCCTTCTATTTCACCATCACCATTCAAAGGAATGAATCGATTTTCTTCATTTACCCTAAATTGTTCAATTCGATTATAATATCGGTCGTAAATTCCAAGAAACTCTTTACCCATCCCAATTGGCCAGTTCATTGGATAGGACTCAATTCCAAGTACCTCTTCTAGTTCCGCTAAAAGCTCTAAAGGCGCTTTACCTTGTCGATCAAGTTTATTAATAAAAGTGAAAATAGGGATTCCACGCATACGGCATACTTTGAATAGCTTTAATGTTTGTTCCTCTATCCCTTTAGCAGAGTCAATGATCATAACCGCACTATCAACAGCCATTAAGGTTCGGTAAGTATCTTCACTGAAGTCCTGGTGCCCAGGTGTATCCAAAATGTTGACTCGAAAATCATTATAGTCAAATTGCATAACGCTGGATGTAACGGAGATTCCCCGTTGCTTTTCAATTTCCATCCAGTCACTTGTCGCAAACTTACCAGTTTTTTTTGCTTTTACCGTACCAGCGTCACGTATTGCTCCGCCAAATAATAATAATTTTTCAGTAAGCGTAGTTTTCCCGGCATCCGGGTGAGAAATAATCGCAAAGGTCCTGCGCGATAATACCTCTTCTTTAAAATTGTTACTCATTTCTAATTCCTCTCTTTTGAAACACATAAATTTTTACCCATAACTTCAATCTTATAGTCTCGAGGTAAACTTTGCAATCCTTCAGTTTTTCTTTTATGCCCTAATTAATGATATTATAATTTAAGTAACCGGTGACATACAAATTCCTTTATAATAGTAGTATACTTTTTCTTATGAATGTATCCACGGGAGGAAATATGAATATCACAACTATTGATCAGCCTACCTTAAATCTTTTGCAAAAGGCATTTGAAATTATCCTTAAAGAAAATAATATTAGGTTCAAAAAAGTTGGCATCGTTGACGATAGCGATCAACTTTTATTCTTGTTCGAAGGAAAAACGAAAAAAATTCATGTATTTAAGTGGTCAAAACAAACGAGTTTAGGTGTTAGTATTGGAGAGTTGGCTCAAAGTGTGTTAGCACCTATTATACCAACGCTAAGAACATTATAAATTTTCCCCTTGCCTTTCTGGTATCCAGAAAGGCAGTTTTTTTATATTTGGAAATTATTTTCCACCCATTCCCATCTCCTCTTTTGAGTGTTTCATTTTATAATAGAATGAGACTCTTTAAGGGAGATGACTAAAAGTGAATCAAAGCAAAAAAATAGTCTCAAAGATAATTCCGCTAATTATAGCGTTACTAATAATAACCCTCGGGATTGTTTGGGGTATAAAAACGACAAATGATAAACTTGAGATTCCCTTCTCGTCTGTAGAAGAAATCCTTCAAAACCAAAATGGGAAGCCTGTAGTTTTGACAGAGCATTCTGACGGAAGTCTTCTTCTAGAAGTGGGGAGCATTAAATACGAATCACATGTCCCGCCGAATAGCCAGATGATTGACAGACTTGTTGAGAATTATAATATTAATTATTCCTTCACGAATAGCAGCCGCTTCGGAAAATGGATTATGGCAGGTGTAATACTTGCCCTAGTTGGAACAGCTTTAGTTCTTCAAAAAACAAAAGGTGGTTTCGGGCTTTCAAACTCGATGAAAAATAGTGTTTCTCAGGCACGCCCTCTTCCAACCACTCGTTTAGAAGACGTTGGTGGGATTGGCGACGAAATGAAGGAAGAAATTCTCCAAACACTTTCAACACTTAAGGAACCTGAAAGAGCCATTAAAATGGGAATTAAACCCCCAAAAGGAATTCTATTATATGGACCGCCAGGCACAGGAAAAACGTTACTAGCTCAAGCAATTGCCCGCGAGTTAAATGCAGCTTTCTTTTCTGCCAGCGGTTCAGCTTTTAATGAATTATTTGTTGGAGTTGGCGCCAGCAGGGTCCGCTCCTTATTTCAGAGTGCAAGAAAACAAAGTCCTGCAATAATTTTCATTGACGAAGTAGACGCTTTAGCAGGCAAAAGAAAAGCCCATGGGGGTGAAGAAGCAGAAAAAACCTTGACCGAACTGCTTGTACAGCTTGATGGAGGGCATTCCAATGATGGAATATTGTTTATTGCCGCAACAAATAGAAAAGATATGCTTGATGAAGCATTCCTAAGACCTGGGAGAATTGATTTCACTTTTCAAGTTCCACTTCCTGATACAAAAGGCAGACGAGAAATTATTGATATTCATACAAAAGGTAAAACAATTAGTGAAGAAGTCCTCGCTTCTTTAGATGCATTAGCTGAAAGTACCTCTGGATTTTCCGGAGCAGAACTCCAATCTCTTTTCGAAACAGCCAGCAGACGTGCAGTACGAAACGGGCAGGATGCTTTAACAAAAGGTGACCTTGACTATGCTCTAGATCGAACAATTTTAGGAAGTACTTCTCGTTCTTTACAGGATCTCGATACAAAACGGCGCGTTGCAATACACGAAGCAGGGCATGCAATTGTTGCTTCGTTAACGAAGCCAGGTTCGGTAAGAAAAGCCACCATTATCCCTCGTGGAGAGGCACTCGGATATGTGGCACCTATACCGAAAGAACTTCATTTATCAACAACCAGCGATTTGTTAGACCGCGTTGCTATGGTCCTAGCTGGTGGAGTAGCCGAAAGACTGCTGCTGGGAGAACATAGTATTGGTGTTAGCGGTGATGTCCAGCAAGCAAAGCAGATTATTGAACAAATGGTTGATACTGGTATGCTTCAAGGAGGGTTCACGCTCACCTTTAACAAACAAGATAAGGAAGCAAAAATGCAAGAACTGTTTGAAAAAGGTTTAGAAACAGCAGAGAACCTAATTAAAAGTCATCACCATCAGTATCAGCAATTAGTCGACAGCCTATTAAAAAAAGAAACACTTGAAGGCTATGAAGTCGAGGAAATTGTCTGGGGAAAGACTCCTGTAAAAAGTGATGAGTTTTTTGCATAAATGAAATGAATATTTTGAGGTACACTAACTTTATGTATTACACATAAGGAAGTGTTCAAATGACCGACTCAACATTAGATTTTGAAGCAAAAAAACATCGAGAAAATGCACAGGGGTATATCGATAATCCCAAAAAGACCGAAGGCTTATTGAAGAAGGCAATCCTCAAGGCCAAAAATAACAAAGGAACTTTAGGAGATGCATGGGAAAAGCTTCAATTATTTGTTGATTTAGTTCAAGCTTATACAAAGGGGGAATACCGAAACGTTGCTCCCTCTACAATCTTAACGATTATTGGAGCAATCCTATATTTCGTATCTCCATTAGATGTTGTCCCTGATTTCCTCGTAGGATTAGGAATCGTTGATGATGCCGCCGTTATAGGTTTTACGCTAAAAAAATTATCAGTAGAAATTAATGAATTTAAAAAGTGGAAACATTCGACAATTGAAAACCCTCTTGACTAGTCAAGAGGGCTCATTACTGTTTTTACATTATCTTGATCTTATTTGAAACAAGCCGCACCTACGATGATCAGTAGGATAAATAATACTACGATTAATGCAAAGCCGCCGCCATATCCACAGCGTCCGTAGCCAAAGCCACCATAACCATATCCATAATGCATTTTATTACCCCCTCTTTAATTTAATTGTTTGCTCAGCACCAAGAAGCCCCGATAATAATTAACAAAATGAACAATACAACTAGAAGGGCAAAACCGCCGCCGTACCCGCCATGTGAACCAGACATTTACATTACCTCCTTTTTTAATTCCATATATCCTATTCATGTCATTAAAAATGTGCGATAGACACATATCTAAATAACCCACTTTTCAAAAAAAAGAATAAGCCCATTCTAAACGGGCTTAAAATTAACATTTTGGATTTATAATTGGAAGGAGACGATTTACTAATCTTGGTGATAATGGCTGTAGCGTAGTAAAACAGGAGAGATCTACAATAATACAATTTGAAGTTGTTCGTAATGAATAGACTTTGTCGCAAATATCTATAGGACAGCCATCAATGTCTATTGGCTCGAGAAGAGATAATGTTGCACAACATTTCCTTTCATCTATTGCTTCTAATCTAAAGAAGGTCGTTGTAAAAAAGTCTCCATTATTTGCCCAACCCCAAGCCTCGAATTGACACTTTCCATTTGAGAGTATAAATGGAATCGTGTCATATCCAATATCATCACAGATAAATCGAAAATCATCAAAAGATAATTTCTTCTGTTCTTCTAATAGTTGTTGCAATTCGTGACATACGCATGTATTTTTCTTGTGTTCCCCCATAAACAATCCTCCTTTCAATTTATTAAATTGGCTGCAAGTAAAATTTAATTTGCTGTGCACCATGTATGGCACACTCTCTAGCCTGATTTCTTGCATCAGCTGCTGCTATTACATATCCATACCGCTGCCCCATTGACCGAGGCGGAGCGACAATTTGACCGTTTCCAGACTTCGTGTAAACCTCTAATACACCTGGTTGCTCCCTAGCTGATTCACTGCCCGAAACTTTCATCAATTTTCCAACGGAACCAACAATTAAATAATGAGTATAAATAGCCTTTTCTCGCTTTTTTATTAGATCCGGCTGCAATCCTGCGAACAACCTAATGGTCTGTTCTGCGAGATCATAACCAAATGCTTCTTCAATCATCCGATTCATAGCACCCCCTGCCATCCTCGGATTAATCTCAATCAACTTCCAGCCCTTTTTCGTTAATTTTATCTCTAAATGGCAAGTACCATTTCTCACCTGAAAATCTTCAATAATAGAATAGACAGTTTCCTTCAGCCCTGGAAGTTGCTCTAATGTTAACTCAGGACTGATTGAATAACCTGTAATGATAAAACGCTCTCCCTTTGTTACATCTTGTTCAACAATTGCTGCAATGGTAATGGTTGATTGAAAGACTACCACTTCAACCAAATATTGAGGACCCTCTAGGTATTCCTCTATTAATATAGGAAGTTCAGAATTTTTACGGTGAAGTTGTTTCACAGCTTTCTTACATCCCCAACCATTCTCGACCAAAATTACATCCTTGGAACCATTCGATTGTGGTGATTTAATAATGAGTGGAAATTGGTCCTTTAACTCATTTACCTCATTATCAATTTTTTCAGGAGAACTTAGCACCTTAAAAAAGGGTGTATAACTCTTACCTGCTAAATATTTTCGGGTTGAAATTTTGTCACTCATAATTTTCAACGGTTCAAAAGTGAGTGGCGTATGGCAAATAAAATTAGTAAGCATAGCAGCCAAATAAACATATTCATCTAAAAAGCTAATAAAACAGTCAACCTTTTTTCCCTCAACAATCAGGTTAGTAATCGCAGAGAGTATTTCATCTGTATCTGACATATTTATTAGTCGTACATCATCTATTTCAATGTAGTCCTCTCTTTCTTCAACAAAAATGGTGCGATTCGTTAAAAGGATGGTCTCGTAACCTAGTCTCTTTGCTGCTTTTATTCCTTCATAACTTGAACCTGTTTTGTTTGTCCCTAAAAAAACAATTGATTTCATTTCTGGCACCCACCAAAGATTTTCTTCACCTTTTTTGCGATAGTTTACCTGTTACAATAAAATATTCTTTTTTTGTTAGTTGGTGTAGGCATGTTCATTATGTACGAACAGTTATTTAACCAATAAATTGATTGTATGACAGATGCCTGTAAAAAAAATTAAGGACAAGTGTTTAG from Neobacillus sp. CF12 encodes:
- a CDS encoding CotY/CotZ family spore coat protein; amino-acid sequence: MGEHKKNTCVCHELQQLLEEQKKLSFDDFRFICDDIGYDTIPFILSNGKCQFEAWGWANNGDFFTTTFFRLEAIDERKCCATLSLLEPIDIDGCPIDICDKVYSLRTTSNCIIVDLSCFTTLQPLSPRLVNRLLPIINPKC
- a CDS encoding peptide chain release factor 3; the encoded protein is MSNNFKEEVLSRRTFAIISHPDAGKTTLTEKLLLFGGAIRDAGTVKAKKTGKFATSDWMEIEKQRGISVTSSVMQFDYNDFRVNILDTPGHQDFSEDTYRTLMAVDSAVMIIDSAKGIEEQTLKLFKVCRMRGIPIFTFINKLDRQGKAPLELLAELEEVLGIESYPMNWPIGMGKEFLGIYDRYYNRIEQFRVNEENRFIPLNGDGEIEGDHPLKTSGLYDQTLEEIMLLNEAGNDFSPEKVADGKITPVFFGSALTTFGVQTFLETYLQFAPPPKARNSSAGEINPLAEQFSGFIFKIQANMNPAHRDRIAFVRICSGKFERGMTVNIPRLGKQIKLSQSTSFMAEERNTVDEAVSGDIIGLYDTGTYQIGDTITSGKDNFQFERLPQFTPELFVRVSAKNVMKQKSFYKGIQQLVQEGAIQLYKTVKTDDYLLGAVGQLQFEVFEHRMRNEYNAEVLMERMGSKIGRWIEGDIVDENLSSSRSMLVKDRFGHYVFLFENDFALRWFQEKNPTVKLYNPMDQHE
- a CDS encoding AAA family ATPase, whose protein sequence is MNQSKKIVSKIIPLIIALLIITLGIVWGIKTTNDKLEIPFSSVEEILQNQNGKPVVLTEHSDGSLLLEVGSIKYESHVPPNSQMIDRLVENYNINYSFTNSSRFGKWIMAGVILALVGTALVLQKTKGGFGLSNSMKNSVSQARPLPTTRLEDVGGIGDEMKEEILQTLSTLKEPERAIKMGIKPPKGILLYGPPGTGKTLLAQAIARELNAAFFSASGSAFNELFVGVGASRVRSLFQSARKQSPAIIFIDEVDALAGKRKAHGGEEAEKTLTELLVQLDGGHSNDGILFIAATNRKDMLDEAFLRPGRIDFTFQVPLPDTKGRREIIDIHTKGKTISEEVLASLDALAESTSGFSGAELQSLFETASRRAVRNGQDALTKGDLDYALDRTILGSTSRSLQDLDTKRRVAIHEAGHAIVASLTKPGSVRKATIIPRGEALGYVAPIPKELHLSTTSDLLDRVAMVLAGGVAERLLLGEHSIGVSGDVQQAKQIIEQMVDTGMLQGGFTLTFNKQDKEAKMQELFEKGLETAENLIKSHHHQYQQLVDSLLKKETLEGYEVEEIVWGKTPVKSDEFFA
- a CDS encoding DUF1232 domain-containing protein; translated protein: MTDSTLDFEAKKHRENAQGYIDNPKKTEGLLKKAILKAKNNKGTLGDAWEKLQLFVDLVQAYTKGEYRNVAPSTILTIIGAILYFVSPLDVVPDFLVGLGIVDDAAVIGFTLKKLSVEINEFKKWKHSTIENPLD
- a CDS encoding SDR family oxidoreductase; protein product: MGNGYFFTGFPGFICNQLIREVLKKNDLKGVIYVLVLQGMMDKARKERKVIISELGLSEESFVIIEGDITKPSLFISEDTKKQIIDKVTHVFHLAAIYDLAVPRELAYMINVNGTNNVNNWVRDLTNLKRYVYFSTAYVVGKREGTLYETELIRPTSFKNHYEETKYEAEVLVEKLKREIPITIIRPGIVKGHSQTGETIKFDGPYFMMNFLERLKFFPLLPRLGKGEAYVNLVPIDYIIQATTFLGFSENGVGKTYHLTDPRPYRATDIYSFMMKEMMNKQPRGTLPLSICKGLLSIKPLRKYLGVEKEALDYFTWMGNFDCTQTVNDLKDSGIICPDFKEGIKPMTAFYLKQKDNPNYQINIL
- a CDS encoding YjcZ family sporulation protein, whose protein sequence is MSGSHGGYGGGFALLVVLFILLIIIGASWC
- a CDS encoding ATP-grasp domain-containing protein translates to MKSIVFLGTNKTGSSYEGIKAAKRLGYETILLTNRTIFVEEREDYIEIDDVRLINMSDTDEILSAITNLIVEGKKVDCFISFLDEYVYLAAMLTNFICHTPLTFEPLKIMSDKISTRKYLAGKSYTPFFKVLSSPEKIDNEVNELKDQFPLIIKSPQSNGSKDVILVENGWGCKKAVKQLHRKNSELPILIEEYLEGPQYLVEVVVFQSTITIAAIVEQDVTKGERFIITGYSISPELTLEQLPGLKETVYSIIEDFQVRNGTCHLEIKLTKKGWKLIEINPRMAGGAMNRMIEEAFGYDLAEQTIRLFAGLQPDLIKKREKAIYTHYLIVGSVGKLMKVSGSESAREQPGVLEVYTKSGNGQIVAPPRSMGQRYGYVIAAADARNQARECAIHGAQQIKFYLQPI
- a CDS encoding YjcZ family sporulation protein, which produces MHYGYGYGGFGYGRCGYGGGFALIVVLFILLIIVGAACFK